The sequence below is a genomic window from Haloferax mediterranei ATCC 33500.
CCTCCTCGCCGACGACTTCGACGGTCACGTCCATGCTCGGGCGTGAGTGACCAGCGGGTTTCAGTCCGTCGGCTTTGTCGTCGCTGCGCAGTTTAACTCCGAGGTGCCGGGTCGTCGCCACCGTCTCGGACGCTTTATGTGCGGGGCGGCCCGTGGGATGGATATGAGCGAGGCCGCGGAGTCGGGCGACGCCCCGGCGGGTCGCGAAATCTGGATCGAGAAGTACCGACCGCAGACCCTCGACGACATCTACGGACAGGAGGAAATCGTCGAACGACTGCGCAGTTACATCGAGCGCGACGACCTGCCGCACCTGCTCTTTGCGGGACCGGCGGGCGTCGGGAAGACCACATCCGCGACTGCCATCGCCCGCACCCTCTACGGCGACGACTGGCGCGGCAACTTCCTCGAACTCAACGCCTCTGACGAGCGCGGTATCGACGTGGTCCGCGACCGCATCAAGAACTTCGCGCGCTCGTCGTTCAACCCCGAGCGCGGTTACACCATCATCTTCCTCGACGAGGCCGACTCGCTGACGAACGACGCGCAGTCGGCGCTCCGGCGGACGATGGAGGAGTTCTCTGACAAGACGCGCTTTATCCTCTCGTGTAACTACTCCTCGAAGATTATCGACCCGATTCAGTCCCGCTGTGCGGTCTTCCGCTTTTCCCCGCTCGGCGACGACGCTATCGCGGAACAGACCCGCGACATCGCCGAGGCCGAGGGTATCGAACTCACCGAAGGCGGTCTCGACGCGCTCGTCTACGCCGCCGGCGGCGACATGCGCCGCGCCATCAACTCCCTGCAGGCCGCGGCGACGACCGGCGAGGTCGTCGACGAGGAAGCAGTCTACCTGATTACGTCGACCGCGCGCCCCGAAGACATCGAGAAGATGGTTCGCGCCGCTATCGACGGCGAGTTCACCGCCGCGCGCAAACAGTTGGAGACGCTCATCGTCGACACCGGCATGGCTGGCGGCGACATCATCGACCAACTACACCGGTCGGTCTGGGACTTCGACCTCGACGAGCGCGACGCCGTCCACCTCATGGAACGTATCGGCGAGGCCGACTACCGCATCTCCGAGGGCGCAAACGAACAGGTCCAACTCGAAGCGCTCCTCGCGTCGCTCGCGCTCTCGCAGAACTAAGCTGTACTCTGGCTGCTTTCCAGCCGCTTTCTGTATTCTGGCCGCTTTCTGTCTCCGTCTGTGTTTTCGCTTACTCTACTACCACTACGACCGGAACTCGAATCGAGCGCCGCCCAACGGACCCGAGGTCACACTGACCGACCAGCCGTGTGCCTCTGCGATAGACTCCACGATTGCAAGCCCGTAGCCGATGCCGTTTTCACCGGTCGTCTCGCCGGGCTTGAATACCTTGTCTCGGCGGTCAGGTTCGATACCGGGACCGTCGTCTTCGACGTAGAACCCGTCGTCGAGACTGCCGATATCGATGCGTACGTCCTCTCCACCGTGTTCAACCGCATTTCGGAACAGGTTGGCGAGTAACTCCGCGAGTCGGTCTTCATCCGCATCGACGACGACCGACTGCGCAGTGGTCAACTGGGCATCGACGGTTTCGGTGCTGTCCCACGCCCGCCGTGCGACGTGTCCGAGATTAATGGGTGAGGTTTCGTCGACGAGCTGGCCGCGTCGAGCCAACGACAGAAGGTCGTCGATGAGTTCGCCCATCTGTTCGAGTGCCGTCTCCGCAGTGTCGAACCGTTCGTCGCTGCCGGTTTCGCGGGCGAGTTGCAGGTTCCCGCGGGCGACTCCGAGCGGGTTTCGAAGGTCGTGGCTCACGATGTTCGCGAACTCTTCGAGCCGTTCGTTCTGTCGTTCTAACTCGCTTTCGCGGGTCTTCCGTTCGGTGATGTCGGTATAGATTGCGTAGCCCGACCCGCGCTCTTCGCCGGGAGACAACGGCACGACGTTCAGGATGAACTCGCGGACGCCGTCTTCAGTCCGCCTGCAGACTTCGCCGCGATAGCTCTCGCCGGTCGCAACGAGCAGTTCCGGGATGGTCTCTTCGACATCGGGGTCGGGGACGGGGTCCGCCTCAGCTTCCAGAGGAATGATTCGCCCGAGGAGGTCGCTTCCGACCACATCTGTCGAATCGTACCCGAACGTCGTCTGGAACGCACGGTTCACGTCTCGGACGGTGACTGCACCCGCTTCGACATCGTATGCGACCGCGGCGTCGGAGACGTGTTCGAAGAGGGCGTTCGACCGGTCGCGTTCCTCGCGGAGTCGCGCCTCGGCCCTGATTCGTTCAGCAGTGACGGCGACGTGGGCCATGAGGAGTTCGGCCAACTCGACGTCCTGTTCGTCGAACGCGGCGGGAGTAAACGACGTGGCCTGAAAGACGCCGATATCACCGATTGGGACGCTCAGCGCGGACCGATACATCCGCTTGACCGGCCTCGACCCCGGGTAGTCTCGAACGTCGTCGATGATGCGTTTCTCGCCCGACTGGTACACCTCGGCCGCGACTCCTCCGGATTCGAGTGGGACGTGCTCGGCCGCGTTCGCCGGGGCGTGAGACGAGATTGCAGTCGGGATGATGTAGCCGTCTTCGACGATGCCGACGTAACTGATGTCGAATTCGAGGATGTCGTCGGTAATCTCGACGGTCTGGTCGAATAACTCCGTGAGACTCGTCGCCGCGGCCAACTCCGTCGCCCCGCGGTGGAGTCGCTCGATTTGTTCGCGGCTCTTTCGAACCGCGCTCTCCGATTCGATTCGCGCGCGGGTTTCAGAGACGTACGAGACGAGCAGTTCCGCCAGTCGAAGGTCGGTTTCGTCGTACGCACCCACCTCGTTCGAGATGGCCTGAAAGACGCCATCGTCCCCCATCGGGACGCTCAGCGCGGAGCGATACGCCGGGTCGTTAGGTGTCGCTGCTGGATGGTCGCGTACGTTGTCGATGAGTGACGACTCTTTCGACTGGTAGGTTTTCGCGAGCAGTCCCGTTTCCGACGGTATCGGCCCTGTTCCGGCTAACTCGTGGTCGTTTGCGGTAACATAGAAGCCGTCGTCCTCGTGGACGAGAAAGAGGGTGTTGTCGAATTCGAGGATGTGTTCTGTCAGTTCGATGGCTCGGTCGTACAACTCGTCGACCGTCTCGGCGGTGATGAGATTCGTCGTCCCCTCGTAGAGACGCTTGAGTCGGTCCCACTCGGTGTCATTCTGTCCGTCGGTTCTCGCGCCGTACTGGGCGGTAGCTTCGGTGCCGTTCTGACGGACGGTTCCGTTGGTGTTCTGACGGACGGTTCCAGTTCTGCTCTGCGTGACGCCCGAACCGTCGTCTTTGCTATCGTCGTCGCTGGCTGTCGATTCCCGGGCGTTGTCGCATCGCGCGAGAACCCAGCGAATCTGAGACTCGAGACCCGACCGGTCGCCACGTCTCACGTACGCATCGAACCGTTCCGGTCTCTCGATAGCTTCGGGCCGTTCGTCGGTGTATAGAATTGTCGCCACGTCGTCCGAAACCATCGCATCCGAGTTCGAGACGACGACGCAGGCGGCGTTAGTCACGTTTCTCCCGTCGCTCGATGGCGCAACCGTGACCCCGTTTCCGAGGTCGACGGTGTCGTCGAAGTCATCGTCTACGAGAACGGTCGGTTCCGTTGCGTGCACGGCAGTCCACCTATCTGACGCCCACGAGAAATATAATCGTTGCGGCATGTTTTCTCACGGCAAGAATCTTGCTGGCGTGTCTCATGCCCTCGCTAGTTCGGTACCGTCACTTCGTCGAGCTCAGTTAAGAGACCAAAATCCGTAGTTGAGGACGGTCGCGAACGCCGTCCACAGGAGGTACGGAGCGAGGAGGGCGGCTGCGCGCCGGTCCACGAGCGCGAATTCGCGCATCGTCACCGCAATTGCTGCGAGGAGGACGACGATGACGACGAGACCCAGCGCCGGCGACTGAAGTCCGAAGAACGCAGCAGACCAGGCGACGTTGACGACGAGGTGGCCGCCGAAGACGACGAGTGCTCGCCGACTTCGTGGGTGGTCACTCCGCGAGACGAGGAACGCGGCGACGCCCATCAGGGTGAAAAGCGTCACCCACACCGGACCGAAGACCCAGTTCGGCGGTGCGAACCACGGACGAGCGAGTGTCGCGTACCACGGGTCGAGCGACGTGGTGGTGAAGATACTTCCGACGGCCCCCGCGAGTTGGGCGAGGACGACCCACGCGAGGAGTTCGACGGCGGGCCGCCGACGGAGGGATACGAACCTCATACCACTGTTTCGTTTGGAAGGAAAAAGAACGTGCGCCCTTCGTGGGGTGAAATTGCCTCGAATCAGGCGTCTGCGTCCATTTCCCGGAACTGTTTTACCCAACGGTAGACCAGAGTTTGGCAATGAGCGAACTCGAATCGGAGTACCGCCTCGACTATTTCGAGGAGGAGGGCTTCTACCGGAAGCAGTGCCCCGTGACGGGCGTACACTTCTGGACACGTGACCCTGACCGAGAGACCTGCGGCGAACCGCCGGCGGATGACTACACCTTCATCGACAACCCCGGATTCGACGAGGAGTACACGCTGGAGGAGATGCGCGAGAAGTTCCTCTCGTTTTTCGAGGAACACGACCACGAGCGTATCGAACCGTATCCGGTCGCTGCGAACCGCTGGCGCGACGACGTGCTCTTGACGCAGGCATCTATCTACGACTTCCAGCCGCTCGTCACGTCCGGCGAGACGCCGCCGCCGGCGAATCCGCTCACCATCTCGCAGCCCTGTATCCGCATGCAGGACATCGACAACGTGGGCAAGACCGGTCGTCACACGATGGCCTTCGAGATGATGGCGCACCACGCCTTCAACGCCCGCGAGGAGGCGGGCGACAAGTACGCCTACGAGGGCGAAGTCTACTGGAAGGACGAGACGGTCCGACTCTGTGACGAGTTCTTCGAGTCACTCGGCGCTGACATCTCCGAAATCACCTACATCGAAGACCCGTGGGTCGGCGGCGGCAACGCCGGTCCCGCCTTCGAGGTACTCTACCGCGGCGCGGAACTCGCGACCCTCGTCTTCATGTCGATGAAGCAGGACCCCGACGGCGAGTACGAACTCAAGGACGGCAACTCCTACTCGCCGATGGACACCTACATCGTCGACACCGGCTACGGACTCGAACGGTGGACGTGGGTGTCGCAGGGGACCCCGACGGTCTACGAGGCCGTCTACCCCGACATGATCGACTTCCTCAAGGAGAACGTCGGCATCGAACACACCGACGACGAAGAGGAACTCATCCACCGCGCGGCAAAGCTCTCGGGCCACCTCGACATCGACGAAATCGACGACCTCGCAACCGCCCGCGCCGAAGTCGCCGACGAACTCGGTGTCGACACTCAGAGACTCACCTCGCTGCTCCGCCCGCTCGAAGACATCTACGCCATCGCCGACCACTGCCGTACC
It includes:
- a CDS encoding GAF domain-containing sensor histidine kinase → MHATEPTVLVDDDFDDTVDLGNGVTVAPSSDGRNVTNAACVVVSNSDAMVSDDVATILYTDERPEAIERPERFDAYVRRGDRSGLESQIRWVLARCDNARESTASDDDSKDDGSGVTQSRTGTVRQNTNGTVRQNGTEATAQYGARTDGQNDTEWDRLKRLYEGTTNLITAETVDELYDRAIELTEHILEFDNTLFLVHEDDGFYVTANDHELAGTGPIPSETGLLAKTYQSKESSLIDNVRDHPAATPNDPAYRSALSVPMGDDGVFQAISNEVGAYDETDLRLAELLVSYVSETRARIESESAVRKSREQIERLHRGATELAAATSLTELFDQTVEITDDILEFDISYVGIVEDGYIIPTAISSHAPANAAEHVPLESGGVAAEVYQSGEKRIIDDVRDYPGSRPVKRMYRSALSVPIGDIGVFQATSFTPAAFDEQDVELAELLMAHVAVTAERIRAEARLREERDRSNALFEHVSDAAVAYDVEAGAVTVRDVNRAFQTTFGYDSTDVVGSDLLGRIIPLEAEADPVPDPDVEETIPELLVATGESYRGEVCRRTEDGVREFILNVVPLSPGEERGSGYAIYTDITERKTRESELERQNERLEEFANIVSHDLRNPLGVARGNLQLARETGSDERFDTAETALEQMGELIDDLLSLARRGQLVDETSPINLGHVARRAWDSTETVDAQLTTAQSVVVDADEDRLAELLANLFRNAVEHGGEDVRIDIGSLDDGFYVEDDGPGIEPDRRDKVFKPGETTGENGIGYGLAIVESIAEAHGWSVSVTSGPLGGARFEFRS
- a CDS encoding replication factor C small subunit — encoded protein: MSEAAESGDAPAGREIWIEKYRPQTLDDIYGQEEIVERLRSYIERDDLPHLLFAGPAGVGKTTSATAIARTLYGDDWRGNFLELNASDERGIDVVRDRIKNFARSSFNPERGYTIIFLDEADSLTNDAQSALRRTMEEFSDKTRFILSCNYSSKIIDPIQSRCAVFRFSPLGDDAIAEQTRDIAEAEGIELTEGGLDALVYAAGGDMRRAINSLQAAATTGEVVDEEAVYLITSTARPEDIEKMVRAAIDGEFTAARKQLETLIVDTGMAGGDIIDQLHRSVWDFDLDERDAVHLMERIGEADYRISEGANEQVQLEALLASLALSQN
- a CDS encoding TspO/MBR family protein; the encoded protein is MRFVSLRRRPAVELLAWVVLAQLAGAVGSIFTTTSLDPWYATLARPWFAPPNWVFGPVWVTLFTLMGVAAFLVSRSDHPRSRRALVVFGGHLVVNVAWSAAFFGLQSPALGLVVIVVLLAAIAVTMREFALVDRRAAALLAPYLLWTAFATVLNYGFWSLN